The following proteins are encoded in a genomic region of Stutzerimonas balearica DSM 6083:
- a CDS encoding Tn7-like element transposition protein TnsE, translating into MSEGSIASGEFQQLGEGEGDGDEHERLADRFSLLREILEQITQESGVALVALEVRPLPPVPRCSYHMIDHEKSRCYLLARFKLQNGDQRYLLEIDTSDNRKTMSTRIMGFKAGVEAGKCIDRILRETVKGSLRWPGTMAKYCEPLHSVHHPKESSSGANHARVFDWKQRIRAALG; encoded by the coding sequence GTGAGCGAGGGCAGCATAGCGTCAGGAGAATTCCAACAATTGGGTGAGGGAGAGGGTGATGGGGACGAGCATGAGCGGCTTGCAGATCGCTTCTCGCTGCTCCGAGAGATTCTTGAACAAATCACCCAAGAGTCTGGAGTTGCGCTGGTAGCACTGGAAGTGAGGCCTCTGCCGCCCGTTCCACGTTGCAGCTACCACATGATTGATCACGAAAAATCACGCTGCTATCTGCTGGCAAGGTTCAAGCTGCAAAACGGCGATCAACGCTACCTTCTAGAAATAGATACCTCAGACAACCGGAAGACCATGTCAACGCGGATCATGGGCTTCAAAGCAGGTGTTGAGGCAGGAAAATGCATAGACAGGATCTTGAGGGAGACAGTGAAAGGCTCGTTGCGTTGGCCAGGCACCATGGCGAAGTACTGTGAGCCTTTGCACTCTGTGCATCACCCGAAAGAAAGCTCATCTGGGGCCAACCATGCCCGGGTGTTCGACTGGAAGCAGCGGATACGCGCGGCCCTAGGCTGA
- the atpD gene encoding F0F1 ATP synthase subunit beta: MSSGRIVQIIGAVIDVEFPRDQVPNVYDALKVQGAETTLEVQQQLGDGIVRSIAMGSTEGLKRGLDVTNTGEAISVPVGKATLGRIMDVLGNPIDEAGPIGEEERWTIHRAAPSYAEQAGGNDLLETGIKVIDLVCPFAKGGKVGLFGGAGVGKTVNMMELIRNIAMEHSGYSVFAGVGERTREGNDFYHEMKDSNVLDKVALVYGQMNEPPGNRLRVALTGLTMAEKFRDEGRDVLLFVDNIYRYTLAGTEVSALLGRMPSAVGYQPTLAEEMGVLQERITSTKTGSITSVQAVYVPADDLTDPSPATTFAHLDATVVLSRDIASLGIYPAVDPLDSTSRQLDPLVIGQEHYDTARGVQYVLQRYKELKDIIAILGMDELSEQDKQLVSRARKIQRFLSQPFFVAEVFTGSPGKYVPLKETIRGFAGILNGDYDHLPEQAFYMVGSIDEAIEKAKKL; this comes from the coding sequence GCGCTGAAAGTACAAGGCGCGGAAACCACCCTGGAAGTCCAGCAGCAGCTGGGCGACGGCATCGTCCGTTCCATCGCGATGGGTTCGACCGAAGGCCTCAAGCGTGGCCTGGACGTCACCAACACCGGCGAAGCCATCTCCGTCCCGGTCGGCAAGGCGACCCTGGGCCGTATCATGGACGTGCTGGGCAACCCGATCGACGAAGCCGGTCCCATCGGTGAAGAAGAGCGCTGGACCATCCACCGCGCTGCCCCTTCCTATGCCGAACAAGCCGGCGGTAACGACCTGCTGGAAACCGGTATCAAGGTAATCGACCTGGTCTGCCCGTTCGCCAAGGGCGGTAAGGTCGGTCTGTTCGGTGGTGCCGGTGTCGGCAAGACCGTGAACATGATGGAACTGATCCGTAACATCGCCATGGAGCACAGCGGTTATTCCGTGTTCGCTGGTGTGGGTGAGCGTACTCGTGAGGGTAACGACTTCTACCACGAGATGAAGGACTCCAACGTTCTCGACAAGGTTGCCTTGGTCTACGGCCAGATGAACGAGCCGCCAGGAAACCGTCTGCGCGTGGCGCTGACCGGCCTGACCATGGCCGAGAAGTTCCGTGACGAAGGCCGTGACGTTCTGCTGTTCGTCGACAACATCTACCGTTACACCCTGGCCGGTACCGAAGTGTCGGCACTGCTGGGCCGTATGCCGTCCGCGGTGGGTTACCAGCCGACGCTGGCCGAAGAGATGGGCGTTCTGCAGGAGCGCATCACGTCGACCAAGACCGGTTCGATCACCTCCGTGCAGGCTGTCTACGTTCCCGCGGACGACCTGACCGACCCGAGCCCGGCGACCACCTTCGCCCACCTCGACGCCACCGTCGTACTGTCGCGTGACATCGCCTCCCTGGGTATCTACCCGGCGGTCGACCCGCTCGACTCGACTTCCCGTCAGCTGGATCCGCTGGTCATCGGCCAGGAGCACTACGACACCGCTCGCGGCGTTCAGTACGTGCTGCAGCGCTACAAGGAACTGAAGGACATCATCGCCATCCTCGGTATGGACGAACTGTCCGAGCAGGACAAGCAGCTGGTATCCCGCGCGCGTAAGATCCAGCGTTTCCTGTCCCAGCCGTTCTTCGTGGCCGAAGTCTTCACCGGTTCGCCGGGCAAGTACGTGCCGCTGAAGGAAACCATTCGTGGTTTCGCCGGCATCCTCAATGGCGACTACGATCACCTGCCCGAGCAGGCGTTCTACATGGTCGGTTCCATTGACGAAGCCATCGAGAAGGCCAAGAAACTGTAA
- a CDS encoding DeoR/GlpR family DNA-binding transcription regulator — protein sequence MSKRNTPQRRHAILALLDEQGEVGVDQLARRFETSEVTIRKDLAALEKNGLLLRRYGGAVPLPQEFIADTSQPVSPWKQAIARAAVGCIREHARIIIDSGTTTAAMIPQLGHKHGLVVMTNSLNVATALRELEHEPVLLMTGGTWDPHSESFQGQVAEQVLRSYDFDQLFIGADGIDLARGTTTFNELLGLSRVMAEVAREVIVLAEADKVGRRIPNLELPWSSIHTLITDERLSEEARTSIQARGVRLICAAPEHQQEN from the coding sequence ATGTCGAAGCGCAACACACCGCAGCGCCGCCATGCCATTCTCGCCCTGCTCGACGAACAGGGCGAAGTCGGCGTCGACCAGCTCGCCCGGCGCTTCGAGACCTCCGAGGTCACCATCCGCAAGGATCTCGCCGCGCTGGAAAAGAATGGCCTGTTGCTGCGCCGCTATGGCGGCGCCGTCCCGCTGCCGCAGGAATTCATTGCCGATACCAGCCAGCCGGTTTCGCCCTGGAAGCAGGCCATCGCCCGTGCGGCGGTCGGCTGCATCCGCGAGCATGCGCGGATCATCATCGATTCCGGTACCACCACGGCGGCGATGATTCCGCAGCTCGGCCACAAGCACGGCCTGGTGGTGATGACCAACTCGCTGAATGTCGCCACGGCGCTGCGCGAGCTGGAGCACGAACCGGTCCTGCTGATGACCGGCGGTACCTGGGACCCGCACTCGGAGTCCTTCCAGGGGCAGGTCGCCGAGCAGGTCCTCAGGTCCTACGATTTCGACCAGCTGTTCATCGGTGCCGATGGCATCGACCTGGCGCGCGGCACCACGACCTTCAACGAGCTGCTCGGCCTATCGAGGGTCATGGCCGAGGTCGCACGCGAAGTCATCGTTCTCGCCGAGGCGGACAAGGTCGGCCGGCGTATTCCGAATCTGGAGCTGCCGTGGAGCAGCATCCACACGCTCATTACCGACGAGCGCCTCAGCGAAGAGGCGCGCACCAGCATTCAGGCCCGCGGCGTCAGACTGATCTGCGCGGCCCCAGAGCACCAGCAGGAGAATTGA
- the glmS gene encoding glutamine--fructose-6-phosphate transaminase (isomerizing), with translation MCGIVGAIAERNITAILLEGLKRLEYRGYDSAGLAVLDSHGELQRLRRSGKVAELEQAQQQAPLVGRLGIAHTRWATHGAPCERNAHPHVSGSDLAVVHNGIIENHEALRSELKALGYVFVSDTDTEVIVHLLNHKLKTCADLATALKDAVKELHGAYGLAVINARQPDRLLAARSGSPLVIGLGLGENFLASDQLALRQVTDRFMYLEEGDIAEIHRDSVQIWDIDGEPVQREVVQYHEGAEAADKGEYRHFMLKEIHEQPKVVQRTLEGRLGDRQVLVQAFGPQAAELFAKVRNVQIVACGTSYHAGMVARYWLEEFAGIPCQVEVASEFRYRKVVVQPDTLFVTISQSGETADTLAALRNAKVAGYLASLAICNVGISSLVRESDLTLLTQAGPEIGVASTKAFTTQLVGLMLLTLALGQVHNSLPPGVEATLVEELRRLPTRLGEALAMDTTVEKIAEHFVEKHHTLFLGRGTQYPVAMEGALKLKEISYIHAEAYPAGELKHGPLALVDADMPVVTVAPSNELLEKLKSNLQEVRARGGELIVFADGEAGFDNGEGIFLVKMPHIHDALAPILYTVPLQLLSYHVAVQRGTDVDQPRNLAKSVTVE, from the coding sequence ATGTGTGGCATCGTGGGCGCCATCGCCGAACGCAACATCACCGCCATCCTTCTCGAAGGCCTCAAGCGCCTGGAGTACCGCGGTTACGACAGCGCCGGCCTGGCCGTGCTGGACAGCCATGGCGAGCTGCAGCGCCTGCGGCGCTCGGGCAAGGTTGCCGAACTCGAGCAGGCGCAGCAGCAGGCTCCGCTGGTCGGCCGGCTGGGCATCGCGCATACCCGCTGGGCCACCCACGGCGCGCCGTGCGAGCGCAATGCCCACCCGCATGTGTCCGGCAGTGACCTGGCCGTGGTGCACAACGGCATCATCGAAAACCATGAAGCGCTGCGCAGCGAGCTCAAGGCGCTGGGCTACGTATTCGTGTCCGATACCGATACCGAGGTCATCGTCCATCTGCTCAATCACAAGCTGAAGACCTGCGCCGACCTGGCCACGGCGTTGAAGGATGCCGTCAAGGAACTGCATGGCGCCTACGGTCTGGCGGTGATCAATGCGCGCCAGCCGGACCGCCTGCTCGCTGCCCGCAGTGGCAGCCCGCTGGTGATCGGTCTCGGCCTGGGCGAGAACTTCCTGGCCTCCGACCAGCTGGCGCTACGCCAGGTCACCGATCGTTTCATGTACCTGGAAGAGGGCGACATCGCCGAGATCCACCGCGACAGCGTGCAGATCTGGGATATCGACGGCGAGCCGGTGCAGCGCGAGGTGGTGCAGTACCACGAGGGCGCCGAGGCGGCCGACAAGGGTGAGTACCGTCACTTCATGCTCAAGGAGATCCATGAGCAGCCGAAGGTCGTGCAGCGCACCCTCGAAGGTCGCCTGGGCGATCGGCAGGTACTGGTGCAGGCGTTCGGCCCGCAGGCCGCCGAGCTGTTCGCCAAGGTGCGCAACGTGCAGATCGTCGCCTGCGGCACCAGCTACCACGCCGGCATGGTGGCGCGTTACTGGCTGGAGGAGTTCGCCGGTATTCCCTGCCAGGTCGAGGTGGCCAGCGAGTTCCGCTACCGCAAGGTCGTCGTGCAGCCGGACACCCTGTTCGTCACCATCTCGCAGTCCGGCGAAACCGCAGACACCCTGGCCGCCCTGCGCAACGCCAAGGTTGCCGGCTACCTGGCGAGCCTGGCGATCTGCAATGTCGGCATCAGCTCTCTTGTGCGCGAATCCGACCTGACGCTGCTGACCCAGGCTGGTCCGGAGATCGGCGTGGCCTCGACCAAGGCCTTCACTACCCAGTTGGTCGGGTTGATGCTGCTGACCCTTGCCCTGGGCCAGGTGCACAACAGCCTGCCGCCGGGTGTCGAGGCCACGCTGGTCGAAGAGCTGCGGCGCCTGCCCACGCGGCTGGGCGAGGCGCTGGCGATGGACACGACGGTGGAGAAGATCGCCGAGCATTTCGTCGAGAAGCACCACACGCTGTTCCTCGGTCGCGGCACCCAGTATCCGGTGGCGATGGAAGGTGCGCTCAAGCTCAAGGAAATCTCCTACATCCATGCCGAAGCCTATCCGGCCGGCGAGCTCAAGCACGGCCCGCTCGCCCTGGTCGACGCGGACATGCCGGTGGTCACCGTGGCGCCGAGCAACGAGCTGCTGGAAAAGCTCAAGTCCAACCTGCAGGAAGTGCGCGCCCGCGGCGGTGAGCTGATCGTCTTCGCCGATGGCGAGGCCGGCTTCGACAATGGCGAGGGCATCTTCCTGGTGAAGATGCCGCATATTCACGACGCCTTGGCGCCGATCCTCTACACCGTGCCGCTGCAGCTGCTGTCGTACCACGTCGCCGTGCAGCGTGGCACTGATGTCGACCAGCCACGCAACCTGGCCAAGTCGGTAACCGTGGAGTAA
- a CDS encoding F0F1 ATP synthase subunit epsilon, producing the protein MAMTVHCDIVSAEEELFSGLVEMVIAHGNLGDIGILPGHAPLLTDLKPGPVRVIKQGGEEEIFYISGGFIEVQPNMVKVLADTATRAKDLDEAAAQAAVKAAEKALHEKGAEFDYGSAAARLAEAAAQLRTIEALRKKYGRH; encoded by the coding sequence ATGGCTATGACAGTCCATTGCGACATCGTCAGTGCGGAAGAAGAGCTGTTCTCGGGGCTGGTGGAAATGGTCATCGCCCACGGGAACCTCGGTGACATCGGTATCCTGCCGGGCCACGCGCCGCTGCTGACCGATCTCAAGCCCGGTCCGGTGCGAGTGATCAAGCAGGGTGGCGAGGAAGAGATCTTCTACATCTCCGGCGGCTTCATCGAAGTGCAGCCGAACATGGTGAAGGTGCTCGCCGACACCGCGACGCGCGCCAAGGACCTCGACGAAGCGGCCGCCCAGGCTGCCGTCAAGGCTGCCGAGAAAGCGCTGCACGAGAAAGGTGCCGAGTTCGACTACGGCTCCGCGGCCGCACGTCTGGCCGAGGCCGCTGCCCAGCTGCGGACCATCGAGGCACTGCGCAAGAAGTACGGCCGTCACTGA
- the glmU gene encoding bifunctional UDP-N-acetylglucosamine diphosphorylase/glucosamine-1-phosphate N-acetyltransferase GlmU, whose translation MSLDIVILAAGQGTRMRSALPKVLHPVAGKSMLAHVIDTARALQPRSIQVVIGHGAEQVREQLGADDLNFVLQAEQLGTGHAVAQALPQLGAERVLILYGDVPLIQAQTLERLLAKVCTDQLALLTVELADPTGYGRIVRDAAGKVQAIVEHKDASAEQRAIREGNTGILAVPGQRLGDWLGRLSNGNAQGEYYLTDVIAMAVAEGLSVATEQASDAMEVQGANDRIQLAELERHYQWRAARQLMAQGVTLRDPARFDVRGEVSVGRDVSIDVNVLLEGRVVIEDGVQIGPNCVIKDSTLRRGAQVKANSHLEGAELGEGADCGPFARLRPGTRLGAKAHVGNFVELKNATLGEGAKAGHLSYLGDADIGARTNIGAGTITCNYDGANKHRTVMGEDVFIGSNSSLVAPLVLGEGATTGAGSTITEDVPAHNLALGRGRQRNIQGWQRPVKAKP comes from the coding sequence ATGTCGCTCGATATCGTCATTCTGGCCGCCGGCCAGGGCACCCGCATGCGTTCCGCCCTGCCCAAGGTCCTGCATCCCGTGGCCGGCAAGAGCATGCTGGCGCATGTCATCGATACCGCCCGGGCGCTGCAGCCGCGCAGCATCCAGGTGGTGATCGGGCACGGTGCCGAGCAGGTGCGCGAGCAACTTGGCGCCGATGACCTCAATTTCGTCCTCCAGGCCGAGCAGCTCGGCACCGGCCACGCCGTGGCCCAGGCGCTACCCCAGCTTGGCGCCGAGCGCGTGCTGATCCTCTACGGCGACGTACCGCTGATCCAGGCGCAAACCCTGGAGCGACTGCTGGCCAAGGTCTGCACCGACCAGCTGGCACTGCTGACCGTCGAACTGGCCGACCCTACCGGCTACGGGCGCATCGTGCGCGACGCGGCGGGCAAGGTGCAGGCGATCGTCGAGCACAAGGATGCCAGCGCCGAGCAGCGCGCGATCCGCGAGGGCAACACCGGCATTCTCGCCGTGCCAGGCCAGCGCCTGGGTGACTGGTTGGGACGTTTGTCCAACGGCAACGCGCAGGGCGAGTACTACCTCACCGACGTGATCGCCATGGCCGTTGCCGAAGGTCTGAGCGTGGCGACCGAGCAGGCATCCGATGCAATGGAAGTGCAGGGCGCCAACGACCGCATTCAGCTCGCCGAACTCGAGCGGCACTACCAGTGGCGCGCTGCGCGACAGCTGATGGCGCAGGGGGTCACGCTGCGCGACCCGGCGCGCTTTGACGTACGCGGCGAAGTCAGCGTTGGCCGCGATGTCAGCATTGACGTCAACGTGTTGCTCGAAGGCCGGGTGGTCATCGAGGACGGTGTGCAGATCGGCCCCAATTGCGTGATCAAGGACAGCACCTTGCGCCGCGGGGCCCAGGTCAAGGCCAACTCGCACCTGGAAGGCGCCGAGCTGGGCGAAGGCGCCGATTGCGGGCCTTTCGCCCGCTTGCGCCCCGGCACCCGGCTGGGGGCCAAGGCGCACGTCGGCAATTTCGTCGAGCTGAAGAATGCGACGCTGGGCGAGGGCGCCAAGGCCGGTCACCTGAGCTACCTGGGCGATGCCGACATCGGCGCCCGCACCAACATCGGGGCTGGCACCATCACCTGCAATTACGACGGCGCCAACAAGCACCGCACGGTCATGGGCGAGGACGTCTTCATCGGCTCCAACAGTTCTCTGGTAGCGCCCCTGGTTCTGGGTGAGGGGGCGACCACCGGCGCCGGCTCGACCATCACCGAGGACGTGCCGGCGCATAACCTCGCCCTCGGCCGCGGCCGCCAGCGCAATATCCAGGGCTGGCAGCGACCGGTGAAAGCCAAGCCCTGA